In Oryzias melastigma strain HK-1 linkage group LG10, ASM292280v2, whole genome shotgun sequence, a single window of DNA contains:
- the slc37a4a gene encoding glucose-6-phosphate exchanger SLC37A4a — MAKASYGYYRSTIFLAMFVGYTLYYFNRKTFSFVMPSVMQEVKLDKDDLGMITSSQSLAYAISKFISGVLSDQISSRWLFSIGLFMVGGINVVFSWSSTVAVFSTLWFFNGLGQGLGWPPCGRVLRKWFEPSQFGTWWAILSCSMNLAGSLGPIIATVLAESFSWRAILSTSGMTCVAFSVVCLLVIKNEPKDVGLPNIEAAAKKSKGGSSSDESTLSEFLLSPYLWLLSVSYLIVFGVKTACTDWGQLFLIQDKGQSTLMGSSYMSALEVGGLVGSLAAGYFSDKAVAKQGLRIYGNPRHFLLISMMAGMYVSMYLFRVTVTPDSSKVWILILGAVFGFSSYGPVALFGVIAIESAPSNFSGTSHAIVALMANVGGFLSGFPFSTIAKHYSWETAFWVAEVISLISTVGFFLLRNIQTRMGRVAKKAD; from the exons ATGGCGAAAGCGAGCTATGGATACTACAGAAGCACCATATTTCTTGCCATGTTTGTGGGCTACACGCTCTACTACTTCAACAGAAAGACGTTCTCCTTTGTGATGCCTTCTGTGATGCAAGAAGTTAAGCTGGATAAGGATGATTTGG GCATGATCACCAGCAGTCAGTCTTTGGCCTACGCTATCAGCAAGTTCATCAGCGGCGTGCTTTCAGACCAGATCAGCTCTCGCTGGCTCTTCTCTATTGGTCTGTTCATGGTGGGGGGTATCAACGTGGTCTTCTCCTGGTCCTCCACTGTGGCCGTCTTCTCCACCCTGTGGTTCTTCAACGGCCTGGGTCAGGGTTTGGGATGGCCTCCCTGTGGGCGGGTTCTGCGCAAG TGGTTCGAGCCCTCCCAGTTCGGGACGTGGTGGGCCATCCTCTCCTGCAGCATGAATCTGGCCGGCAGCTTGGGCCCGATTATCGCCACGGTGCTGGCGGAGAGCTTCAGCTGGAGGGCCATCCTGTCCACCTCTGGGATGACCTGCGTGGCCTTCTCCGTCGTGTGCCTGCTGGTCATCAAGAACGAGCCGAAGGACGTCGGGCTGCCGAACATCGAGGCAGCAGCCAAGAAGAGCAAAGGAG GCTCGTCCAGCGATGAAAGCACCCTGTCGGAGTTCCTGCTGTCTCCGTACCTCTGGCTGCTCTCCGTATCCTACCTGATTGTGTTTGGGGTGAAGACGGCCTGCACCGACTGGGGCCAGCTGTTTCTCATTCAGGACAAGGGCCAGTCCACGCTCATGG GCAGCTCCTACATGAGCGCCCTGGAGGTCGGAGGCCTGGTGGGCAGCCTGGCAGCCGGTTATTTCTCTGACAAAGCAGTCGCCAAA CAAGGGTTGAGAATCTACGGGAACCCTCGCCATTTCCTCTTGATCTCCATGATGGCTGGGATGTACGTGTCCATGTACCTGTTCAGAGTCACCGTCACTCCTGACAGCTCCAAG GTGTGGATCCTGATTCTGGGGGCTGTTTTCGGTTTCTCTTCTTACGGACCGGTAGCGCTGTTTGGAGTCATAGCGATCGAGAGTGCCCCATCCAACTTCTCTGGAACATCGCACGCCATCGTCGCCCTGATGGCCAACG TTGGTGGCTTCCTCTCTGGGTTTCCCTTCAGCACCATAGCCAAGCACTACAGCTGGGAAACGGCCTTCTGGGTCGCAGAGGTCATCAGTCTGATCAGCACCGTTGGATTCTTCCTGCTGCGCAACATCCAGACTAGGATGGGACGCGTGGCCAAGAAGGCCGACTAA